In the Syntrophorhabdus sp. genome, GAGCTTGACCTGCATGGCAAGGCTTGTTTCGCTTATCTCGTCAAGAAAAATGGTTCCCCCGTCGGCTGTTTGAAAGAAGCCGGCACGGGTCTCGGTGGCCCCCGTAAAGGCACCCTTGATATGTCCGAAGAGTTCGCTCTCGAGGAGCTCTTCGGGAATAGCCCCGCAATTGACGGGGACAAAGGGTGCGGAGACCCTTTTACTGCGGTAGTGTATAGCTCTTGCCACGAGCTCTTTTCCGGTACCGCTCTCACCGAAGATCAGCACCGTCGCAGCCGTTCGTGCCGCCCTGGTGATGAAATCCCTGATCGTGGCCATTGCCGGGGATTCACCAACAAGGCCGTCGACCGCACCGGGTTTCTGCTTCGGGGGTCTATCGTTTGTCTTCCGCATGTGGAGTTTGTTGAGGGCCCGGGCCACGGCAGATAGAAGCTCCTCATCGGTGAAAGGCTTTACCAGGTACTCTTCAGCGCCCGTCTTCATCGCCTCCACGGCACCCTTCACACTCGGGTAGCCCGTGATTATCATTACTTCCATGTCGCGGAAGTTCTCACGAACGTGCCTCACGAGGTGGACGCCGCTCAATCCCGGCATCTTCAGATCTGTAACTACGAGGTCGATGGGGGTCGCGTCGAGGATCTTGATGGCTTCTGTCACGTTGGCCGCGGTGAACACAACATATCCCTCGGCGGCGAGATTTCTCTGGAGAACTTCCAGTGTTGCCGGGGCGTCGTCTACGGCCAGGATGCAGTCCCTG is a window encoding:
- a CDS encoding sigma-54-dependent Fis family transcriptional regulator, with product MNSSDRRDCILAVDDAPATLEVLQRNLAAEGYVVFTAANVTEAIKILDATPIDLVVTDLKMPGLSGVHLVRHVRENFRDMEVMIITGYPSVKGAVEAMKTGAEEYLVKPFTDEELLSAVARALNKLHMRKTNDRPPKQKPGAVDGLVGESPAMATIRDFITRAARTAATVLIFGESGTGKELVARAIHYRSKRVSAPFVPVNCGAIPEELLESELFGHIKGAFTGATETRAGFFQTADGGTIFLDEISETSLAMQVKLLRVLQDKEVCMVGSGRTRKVDVRILASTNKNLPALVEKGLFREDLFYRINVINIDLPPLRERNNDVILLAQHFMTKYCEELGKPVLLFSDRALQILRKYHWPGNVRELENVIQRLVVMTDEDPIDAPDLPELMRFSALSEGNLSRTLAEVEADYIQNVLVSVRDNKTRAAEILGIDRKTLRQKLSRIEKPHS